One window of Corynebacterium sp. P3-F1 genomic DNA carries:
- a CDS encoding ABC transporter permease, with amino-acid sequence MKALGRFIGMLFAASLIIFFLLRAVPGDPARIALGVTATDEDVAALAHQLGTDKPLPSQYVDWVGGMLTGDFGRSLTSKQDITPFVIDRMQVSLILTVSAMVLSTAIAIPLGTYLVRRRGKWDTALVSSLTQVGIAVPSFLVGILAVAVFSVWLGWLPANGWVPPNADAGGFVAHLILPVMALSLVQAAILTRYVRSAVNEELDKDYVRTARAVGLSTRQALYRHALRNAFLPVLTVTGLQFTTLIVGAVVIERVFALPGLGTMLLDAVATRDLTTVQTLMMLLVVFTLTVTLAVDLLYRFIDPRLRRQA; translated from the coding sequence ATGAAGGCGCTCGGCCGATTCATCGGGATGCTCTTCGCGGCGAGTCTGATCATCTTCTTTCTGCTGCGCGCGGTTCCCGGGGACCCGGCGCGAATCGCTTTGGGCGTCACAGCGACAGACGAGGATGTGGCAGCACTGGCGCACCAGCTTGGCACGGACAAACCGCTCCCCTCCCAGTACGTCGATTGGGTCGGCGGAATGCTGACAGGGGATTTCGGTAGGTCGCTAACCAGTAAGCAAGACATCACTCCCTTCGTCATCGACCGCATGCAGGTTTCGCTGATCCTGACGGTGAGCGCCATGGTGCTGTCGACAGCCATTGCAATTCCACTGGGCACCTATCTAGTGCGGCGGCGCGGAAAATGGGACACAGCGCTGGTGTCGTCCCTGACACAGGTGGGCATCGCCGTGCCGAGTTTCTTGGTCGGCATTCTGGCCGTCGCTGTATTCTCCGTGTGGTTGGGGTGGCTCCCGGCGAACGGATGGGTCCCACCGAATGCGGATGCCGGCGGCTTCGTGGCGCACCTCATCCTCCCAGTGATGGCGTTGAGCCTGGTGCAGGCAGCAATCCTGACCCGCTACGTGCGCAGCGCGGTGAACGAGGAGCTGGACAAAGATTACGTCCGTACCGCGCGAGCTGTCGGACTGTCCACACGGCAAGCGTTGTACAGGCACGCCCTGCGCAATGCGTTTCTCCCTGTGCTCACCGTGACAGGTTTGCAGTTCACCACTCTGATCGTTGGCGCGGTAGTCATCGAGCGCGTTTTCGCGCTGCCTGGTCTCGGCACAATGCTTCTCGACGCTGTGGCCACCCGCGATCTCACCACCGTCCAAACCCTGATGATGCTGCTCGTCGTATTCACCTTGACCGTGACACTGGCAGTGGATCTGCTGTACCGATTCATCGACCCTCGGTTGAGGAGGCAAGCATGA
- a CDS encoding ABC transporter permease, with amino-acid sequence MRKVIGFVLVGLAVLAAALAVVWTPYDPVHAVPAERLQGTTAAHWMGTDQYGRDVLSRVMDGARSTLTVAVSSVALSALAGVPLGIWAGMSRGWRDRLIMRVNDLVLAFPALLLAIVFTAVFGGSMWIVVLAIGIAGIPGFVRVSRVGTMQVMAQDYVLSARISHVPGPLIAWRHVLPNITSTLAVQVSVALALAILAEAGLSFLGLGTPAPYASWGRMLQASQAYLSTSPHLSLWPGLAIAGTVLGFNVLGDAVADRRSDR; translated from the coding sequence ATGAGAAAGGTGATCGGGTTCGTTCTCGTGGGGCTGGCAGTCCTCGCAGCCGCGTTGGCAGTCGTGTGGACCCCGTACGACCCAGTGCACGCGGTCCCGGCGGAACGCCTGCAGGGCACCACAGCTGCCCACTGGATGGGCACGGACCAGTACGGACGCGATGTACTCAGCCGGGTAATGGACGGCGCCCGGAGCACATTGACCGTTGCGGTCTCTTCCGTCGCTCTGTCGGCCCTAGCAGGTGTCCCGCTCGGGATCTGGGCAGGAATGAGCCGCGGGTGGCGGGACCGCCTCATCATGCGTGTCAACGACCTAGTGCTGGCATTTCCTGCTCTGCTGCTCGCAATCGTCTTCACCGCAGTGTTCGGCGGCTCCATGTGGATCGTGGTGCTGGCGATCGGCATCGCGGGCATTCCCGGTTTCGTGCGGGTCTCACGGGTGGGAACCATGCAGGTCATGGCTCAGGATTACGTGCTTTCGGCCCGCATCTCCCACGTGCCGGGCCCGTTGATCGCGTGGCGACATGTGCTACCCAACATCACGTCGACGCTCGCGGTCCAGGTTTCAGTGGCACTCGCTTTGGCGATCTTGGCGGAGGCAGGGCTCTCCTTCCTCGGACTGGGCACCCCCGCCCCGTACGCGTCATGGGGGCGGATGCTGCAGGCCTCACAGGCATACTTGTCCACTTCCCCGCATCTGTCTCTATGGCCGGGCCTCGCTATTGCCGGCACAGTGCTCGGCTTCAACGTCCTCGGCGATGCCGTGGCCGACAGGAGATCTGACCGATGA
- a CDS encoding ABC transporter ATP-binding protein, giving the protein MTLVHIEDLTIDGILDGISFDIQRGERLGLIGESGSGKSMTALTIMGLLDDRLEPRGTVTLAGTDMIASPARRKRKLRGQTAAMIFQEPMTALDPLMTVERQVAEACSLERARELLAEVGIERTGSFPHQLSGGQRQRVLIALALAGDPDLLICDEPTTALDVEVQRQILDLLDSLVRERGVALLFITHDLGVVKRMTDRVIVLKQGQVVDPDADLDNPREEYTAHLVSASKPGMPAEVRPVGEPVIELRNVSWRRGDTLALDDVSLTVRKGERIGVVGGSGSGKTSLLRVISGLNEPDSGTAKIDGRLQMVFQDPYSSLNPRRTVRSSVTETGADGQRADEVLSQVGLGGTGNRFPHQFSGGQRQRISIARAAAPRPQILIADEPVSALDVSVRAQVLELIDDLVTHNDATLVFVSHDLSVVRQVCPTIAVLYQGRIVETGPTEQIWENPQHEYTKSLLRAIPTSGSVPPAERSPVRRGGRSAPAG; this is encoded by the coding sequence ATGACACTCGTGCATATTGAGGACCTCACGATCGACGGGATCCTCGACGGAATCTCATTCGACATCCAACGCGGCGAGAGACTGGGACTCATCGGCGAGTCCGGTTCCGGCAAATCCATGACAGCCCTGACGATCATGGGCCTACTGGATGACAGGCTTGAACCACGCGGCACCGTGACTCTCGCAGGCACGGACATGATCGCCTCACCGGCGAGAAGAAAACGGAAGCTGCGGGGACAGACTGCGGCGATGATTTTCCAAGAACCGATGACGGCGTTGGATCCATTGATGACGGTCGAGCGGCAGGTAGCTGAGGCCTGCTCGCTCGAGCGGGCGCGCGAACTGTTGGCGGAGGTCGGCATCGAGCGGACGGGCAGCTTTCCGCACCAGCTGTCCGGCGGACAGCGGCAGAGGGTCCTGATCGCGCTCGCTCTCGCAGGAGATCCAGATTTGCTCATCTGCGACGAGCCGACGACAGCGCTAGACGTGGAAGTGCAGCGCCAGATTCTGGACCTGCTTGATTCCCTCGTGCGGGAGCGCGGAGTGGCGCTGCTGTTCATAACGCACGACCTCGGCGTGGTCAAGCGGATGACCGACCGCGTCATCGTTCTCAAACAAGGGCAGGTCGTGGATCCGGACGCAGATCTCGACAATCCCCGCGAGGAGTACACCGCGCACCTTGTTTCGGCGTCGAAGCCGGGGATGCCTGCTGAGGTGCGGCCCGTCGGCGAGCCTGTCATCGAATTGCGGAACGTATCGTGGCGACGCGGAGACACCCTCGCGCTGGATGACGTATCTCTGACGGTGCGCAAGGGTGAGAGAATCGGCGTTGTCGGCGGCTCGGGATCGGGAAAAACATCGCTGCTTCGCGTCATCTCCGGGTTGAATGAGCCTGATTCAGGCACCGCCAAAATAGACGGGCGCCTGCAAATGGTCTTTCAGGACCCGTACTCATCCCTCAATCCGCGCCGCACGGTCCGCTCGTCGGTGACAGAGACTGGCGCGGACGGACAACGCGCTGATGAAGTGCTCTCCCAGGTGGGACTAGGCGGTACCGGCAACCGTTTCCCGCACCAGTTCTCGGGCGGGCAACGGCAACGGATCTCTATCGCCCGCGCCGCTGCTCCACGCCCTCAAATCCTCATCGCCGACGAGCCCGTGTCGGCGCTAGATGTGTCGGTACGCGCGCAGGTCCTCGAGCTTATCGACGACCTCGTCACCCACAACGACGCCACTCTCGTCTTCGTCTCCCACGACCTATCCGTGGTCAGACAGGTGTGCCCGACAATTGCGGTGCTGTATCAAGGCCGCATTGTCGAGACTGGGCCCACTGAGCAGATATGGGAAAACCCGCAGCACGAGTAC